One part of the Xanthocytophaga agilis genome encodes these proteins:
- a CDS encoding SusC/RagA family TonB-linked outer membrane protein, protein MNKTPPNRVRVFVFLWLCLSLLSKVTARDLAFSDTFGKQQSIHRTVQPQSLIRILQDLEEIYHVNFAYQKKNLEGKFAEINLASCTNLDRCLDQLLHPLKLTYKKVNNVYVIQEMEKATASSHSRVQKKENTAIATTIQGIVRDNQNELLPGVSVIVKGTDLGTITSIDGKYSIAVPAEDSVLVFSFVGYTTEEIIVGSRTTVDVNLFEDVKSLGEVVVTALGIPRQKRSLTYATQEVTLEEINEVRDPNFANTLQGKVAGLMVTSSGSGVGGATRIILRGNRSIQGSNDALYVIDGIPIDNSTPGGAVTSDFGGTNGINGASTINLDDIETITVLRGASAAALYGSRAANGVILITTKKGKDGKVAVDLNSVTTVESVFTLPKLQNTYGQGTAGTFVGNGASSWGPTMKGQIVTDWTGNEARLTPQTDNVKDFFRNAVSLSNSVGVTAGSEKINTYISYSNNAARGIIPNNNLQRHILNLRLGSQITKKLSTDAKITYTNQKIDHVVITGEQNAPVIDIYKIPRSILLNDIKNYSVLNDKGIAKPHYWTTSSIYSNPYWMTNDYNHNETRNRINGFILVKYQLTDWLTIQGRAGRDNYTDRIETIGPANTTIWATSDGGAYSLNYTSVYENWYDLMVTGNNRLNENLRLNYTLGGIVNTQGYEINSNTANGLNIPNRFNLAFATAIVTDQDYSKRQTQSLFATGQLAFKDYLFLDFSGRNDWQSTLPAPYSFFYPSVGLTGVISDIVKLPDVFSFLKGRISYAQVGNGANPYMLKNIYEYSQGGAIGQGFISRSTTKAIPDLKPEITENIEMGIEAQFWNNRVGVNATYYKTNSINQLLTLSLPVPSGYESQYINAGNIQNKGLEIVLNATPVKKSNGFTWDIALNYARNINTILSLSQKVKKSYLGGTVIRSAIAVAAEGGHYGDLEGYTWQRTTDGRFVVDASGKPVGNTSAGQVLGNYNPKFMAGLTNTLTYKNVSLRVLIDGRYGGIMVSGSDQNLAYDGNSDYTTKYREGGLVLNAVVANADGTYSENTKDINAEIFWTTVSTGRYAWGEFFTYDATNFRVRELALGYEFKVGKGFLKAAKLSFITRNLFFIYRGSSILDIPGIGKRKMWFDPEMNLGNGNLQGIEYGNLPSTRSFGLNLKLSI, encoded by the coding sequence ATGAATAAAACTCCACCAAATAGGGTAAGAGTTTTTGTATTTCTATGGCTCTGTTTGTCATTACTTTCTAAAGTGACAGCCCGGGATCTAGCATTTTCAGATACGTTTGGCAAACAACAAAGTATACACAGGACTGTTCAACCACAATCTCTGATACGTATTCTACAGGATTTGGAAGAAATATATCATGTTAACTTTGCCTATCAGAAAAAGAATCTTGAAGGAAAATTTGCTGAAATAAATCTGGCTTCCTGTACAAATCTGGATCGTTGTCTCGATCAGCTTCTTCATCCTTTAAAACTGACATACAAAAAGGTCAACAATGTGTATGTAATCCAGGAGATGGAAAAGGCAACAGCATCATCACATAGCAGGGTTCAGAAAAAAGAAAATACAGCTATTGCTACAACGATTCAAGGTATAGTGAGAGATAATCAGAATGAATTACTTCCAGGAGTTAGTGTGATAGTTAAAGGTACTGATTTAGGTACCATAACAAGTATAGATGGTAAATATTCCATAGCTGTACCTGCTGAAGATAGTGTACTGGTATTTTCATTTGTTGGGTACACGACAGAAGAGATTATTGTAGGTTCCCGTACTACAGTTGATGTCAATCTTTTTGAAGATGTAAAGTCATTGGGAGAGGTGGTTGTGACCGCATTGGGTATTCCGCGTCAAAAACGTTCGTTAACATATGCTACACAGGAAGTAACGTTAGAGGAAATAAATGAAGTACGTGATCCTAACTTTGCCAATACATTACAGGGAAAGGTAGCAGGTTTGATGGTAACGTCTTCTGGTTCAGGTGTGGGTGGCGCGACACGCATTATATTGCGTGGAAATCGTTCTATCCAAGGTTCAAATGATGCGTTATATGTGATTGATGGAATACCTATTGATAATTCTACTCCCGGAGGAGCTGTTACCAGTGACTTTGGTGGAACAAATGGAATAAATGGAGCATCAACTATTAACCTGGATGATATTGAAACCATAACAGTTCTGAGGGGAGCTTCTGCGGCTGCATTGTATGGAAGCCGTGCTGCAAATGGTGTTATCCTGATTACAACTAAAAAAGGGAAGGATGGCAAGGTTGCTGTAGATCTTAATTCAGTAACTACTGTTGAGTCTGTTTTTACACTGCCTAAATTGCAGAATACATATGGACAAGGTACTGCTGGTACTTTTGTGGGAAACGGAGCTTCCAGCTGGGGGCCCACAATGAAAGGACAAATAGTAACCGACTGGACTGGAAATGAGGCTAGGTTAACACCACAAACAGATAATGTAAAAGACTTTTTTCGCAATGCCGTCTCATTAAGTAACTCAGTAGGTGTAACAGCAGGTTCAGAGAAGATAAATACCTATATTTCTTATTCTAATAACGCCGCTAGGGGAATTATTCCCAACAATAATCTGCAACGTCATATACTTAATTTACGATTGGGCTCACAGATTACAAAGAAATTATCTACAGATGCTAAGATCACTTACACTAACCAGAAAATAGATCATGTGGTAATAACCGGAGAACAGAATGCTCCGGTTATTGACATTTATAAAATACCCCGAAGCATTCTTCTGAATGATATAAAGAACTATTCTGTACTAAATGATAAAGGCATTGCAAAACCCCATTACTGGACAACTTCTTCTATTTATAGCAATCCTTACTGGATGACAAATGACTACAACCACAATGAGACACGAAATCGTATTAATGGATTTATTCTGGTAAAATATCAATTAACAGATTGGTTAACTATTCAGGGACGTGCTGGTCGGGATAATTATACAGATCGTATTGAAACCATTGGACCTGCCAATACAACAATATGGGCTACTTCTGATGGAGGTGCATATAGCCTTAACTATACATCCGTCTATGAAAACTGGTATGATCTGATGGTGACTGGGAATAATCGATTGAACGAAAATCTTAGATTAAATTATACACTAGGTGGTATTGTCAATACACAAGGGTATGAGATAAATAGCAACACCGCCAATGGCCTTAATATTCCAAACCGGTTTAATTTAGCTTTTGCAACAGCCATTGTAACAGATCAAGATTATTCTAAGCGACAAACACAATCTTTATTTGCTACAGGACAATTAGCATTTAAAGATTATTTATTCCTCGATTTCAGTGGACGTAACGATTGGCAATCCACTTTACCAGCTCCCTATTCCTTTTTTTATCCATCTGTTGGGTTAACAGGTGTAATTTCAGACATAGTAAAGTTACCAGACGTATTTTCGTTTCTGAAAGGACGTATTTCCTATGCTCAGGTTGGGAATGGGGCTAACCCATATATGTTAAAGAATATCTATGAATATAGTCAGGGTGGCGCTATTGGACAGGGATTCATCAGCCGTAGTACAACCAAAGCAATTCCTGATCTGAAACCTGAAATTACGGAAAATATTGAAATGGGCATTGAAGCTCAGTTTTGGAATAACAGAGTAGGAGTTAATGCAACCTATTACAAAACAAACTCAATCAATCAGTTGCTGACATTAAGTCTTCCAGTTCCCTCCGGTTATGAAAGTCAGTATATAAATGCAGGTAATATTCAAAATAAAGGGTTGGAAATAGTTCTAAATGCTACACCTGTTAAAAAATCAAATGGCTTTACCTGGGATATCGCATTGAATTATGCCCGAAATATAAACACTATTTTGTCACTATCTCAGAAAGTGAAAAAGTCATATCTGGGCGGAACTGTCATACGATCTGCTATTGCTGTTGCTGCTGAGGGTGGCCATTATGGTGATTTGGAGGGATATACCTGGCAAAGAACTACAGATGGACGGTTTGTAGTAGATGCATCCGGAAAACCTGTTGGAAATACCTCTGCTGGTCAGGTATTGGGTAATTATAATCCAAAGTTCATGGCTGGTTTAACAAATACCCTTACCTATAAAAATGTTTCTCTTCGGGTTCTTATTGATGGAAGATATGGCGGCATTATGGTTTCCGGCTCAGACCAAAACCTGGCCTATGATGGAAATAGTGACTATACCACCAAATATAGAGAGGGTGGCTTGGTATTGAATGCTGTTGTAGCAAATGCAGATGGTACCTACTCTGAAAATACAAAGGATATTAATGCTGAAATTTTCTGGACTACAGTTTCTACTGGTCGCTATGCCTGGGGAGAATTCTTTACCTATGATGCTACAAACTTTCGTGTAAGAGAGTTGGCTTTGGGATATGAGTTTAAAGTAGGTAAAGGTTTTCTGAAAGCTGCTAAACTTTCCTTCATAAC
- a CDS encoding FecR family protein — protein sequence MKYLYYTSEDFALDEQFQQWVLNPDADTNQFWEEWLATNPQKQKEVNDAIELIKLAGLSEDHTANTYYLEVWHQLKRNNEQNSRLSLPVWKYAAACIGIGMLIVAGLWWKYSISPEKDELITYKTGYGQTKSIQLPDGSRITLNTNSKVYLYGHHWKRQSERIVYIDGEAFFEVVHTPDHKRFIVNTPHKLNIEVLGTKFNVNARRNQAEVYLQSGKVKLTSNTENLLLAPGQMAEYNLSDKQITVHSVDGKACTAWQNHFFVFDDEPLSKVAETIEDYFGVKVRIADQSLAQQKITARIPQGNIEVLLDVLSAMLKITVTRKNTEIILHQKQV from the coding sequence GTGAAATATCTATACTATACCTCAGAAGATTTTGCCCTTGACGAACAATTCCAGCAATGGGTTCTGAATCCAGATGCTGATACAAATCAGTTCTGGGAAGAGTGGCTTGCTACAAATCCTCAGAAGCAAAAAGAAGTCAACGATGCGATAGAATTGATAAAATTGGCCGGGTTATCGGAAGATCATACGGCAAATACTTATTATCTGGAAGTCTGGCATCAGTTAAAGCGAAATAACGAACAAAATTCAAGACTAAGTCTGCCTGTATGGAAATATGCGGCTGCCTGTATAGGAATCGGTATGTTGATAGTAGCTGGTTTGTGGTGGAAATATTCAATATCACCTGAAAAAGATGAGCTAATAACATATAAAACAGGGTATGGACAAACAAAGAGTATTCAGTTGCCTGATGGTTCCAGAATTACTTTAAATACCAATTCGAAAGTGTATTTGTATGGTCATCATTGGAAGAGGCAATCAGAACGCATTGTGTATATTGATGGGGAGGCTTTTTTTGAAGTTGTGCATACTCCTGATCACAAACGTTTTATAGTAAATACTCCTCATAAATTAAATATAGAAGTACTAGGTACTAAATTCAATGTGAATGCCAGACGAAACCAGGCTGAAGTCTATTTACAATCTGGAAAAGTAAAACTCACTTCAAACACTGAAAATCTTTTGCTAGCACCAGGGCAGATGGCCGAATACAATTTGTCTGATAAGCAAATAACAGTACATTCTGTGGATGGCAAAGCGTGTACTGCCTGGCAAAACCACTTTTTTGTCTTTGATGATGAACCATTGAGTAAAGTTGCAGAAACCATAGAAGATTATTTTGGTGTGAAAGTAAGAATTGCAGACCAATCACTGGCTCAGCAAAAAATTACAGCAAGAATTCCTCAGGGAAACATTGAGGTTTTATTGGATGTACTTAGTGCAATGCTTAAAATAACAGTAACCAGGAAAAATACAGAGATCATATTGCATCAGAAACAGGTTTAA
- a CDS encoding RNA polymerase sigma factor, whose protein sequence is MHLLSNHDLKQEESSISASYLQNGNTSVEYKLWNDFRDGDMEAYAILYRQNFFSMYQYGKKICDNSELVKDTIQDVFIKIWNNRENLSQTTSIRYYLLTALKRKLLDTLKSAQMRTEVKGEWSESELQLATDSEDENATEQREKVLNAINRLSDHQQRLLQLKFYKNLSNQEIADELGITIQSVYNSVFKTLKNLRQQLSLSDIIWVIVVSILTIK, encoded by the coding sequence ATGCATCTTTTAAGCAACCATGATCTTAAACAGGAAGAGAGTTCGATTTCTGCAAGCTACTTACAGAATGGAAATACATCTGTGGAGTACAAATTGTGGAATGATTTTAGAGATGGTGATATGGAAGCCTATGCAATACTATATAGGCAAAACTTCTTCAGTATGTATCAGTATGGTAAAAAAATATGTGACAATTCGGAGTTGGTAAAGGATACCATACAGGATGTTTTTATCAAGATATGGAATAACCGGGAAAATTTATCTCAAACCACATCTATACGTTACTACTTACTTACAGCATTAAAGCGTAAATTGCTTGATACACTTAAATCAGCTCAGATGCGGACGGAAGTGAAAGGTGAGTGGTCTGAAAGTGAGTTACAGCTAGCAACAGATAGTGAAGATGAAAATGCTACTGAACAAAGAGAGAAGGTACTAAATGCTATAAATAGACTTTCGGATCATCAGCAACGATTACTCCAGCTAAAATTTTATAAAAATCTGTCTAATCAGGAGATTGCTGATGAGCTTGGAATAACTATTCAATCTGTCTATAATTCTGTTTTTAAAACATTAAAAAATCTTCGTCAGCAACTTTCTTTATCTGATATCATCTGGGTTATAGTAGTATCAATCCTTACTATAAAGTAA
- the rho gene encoding transcription termination factor Rho translates to MYTIDDLNLRLLSELRDIAEQLGVANYKKLAKQDLVYKILDRQAVMPEIEFVGANPVIEPKTEVTPEPKAAEPTPEKDNTPHERKRLRMKRENVKPAEKEQPVQTNGVAHKEETSEVLIAEPVTATELLEKTPAVIEKKEPKQEPKEINGNRENRNHEPRQNQNPNQNQNQNQNQNNNKKNSLYNVREFDGLIENEGVLEIMSDGYGFLRSADYNYLASPDDIYVSPSQIKLFGLKTGDSIRGAIRPPKDGEKYFALLRVETVNGKTTEEIRDRIPFEYLTPLFPNERLKLSTTPTEYSTRILDLFSPIGKGQRGMIVAQPKTGKTVLLKQIANAIAQNHPEVYLIVLLIDERPEEVTDMARSVKGEVISSTFDEQAERHVKVSSIVLEKAKRMVECGHDVVILLDSITRLARAYNTVVPSSGKILSGGVDANALHKPKRFFGAARNVENGGSLTIIATALIETGSRMDEVIFEEFKGTGNMELQLDRKLSNKRVFPAIDVPASGTRREDLLMTEEELGKIWILRKHMSDMNSSEAMEFLLDRMKGTRNNEEFLISMNR, encoded by the coding sequence ATGTACACCATTGATGATTTGAATCTTCGGCTCTTGTCTGAACTGCGTGATATTGCCGAACAATTAGGCGTTGCCAATTACAAAAAATTAGCGAAACAAGATCTTGTTTATAAGATTCTTGATCGTCAGGCTGTTATGCCTGAGATAGAATTTGTTGGTGCTAATCCGGTTATTGAGCCTAAAACAGAAGTAACGCCAGAACCTAAAGCTGCAGAACCTACTCCTGAAAAAGATAACACTCCTCATGAGAGGAAACGTTTGCGGATGAAACGTGAAAACGTAAAGCCTGCTGAAAAAGAACAACCTGTACAAACCAATGGTGTTGCTCATAAAGAGGAGACTTCTGAAGTGTTGATTGCTGAACCTGTAACAGCTACAGAGCTGCTTGAAAAAACTCCGGCCGTTATTGAGAAAAAAGAGCCAAAGCAAGAACCAAAAGAGATAAATGGCAATCGGGAGAACCGTAATCATGAACCTCGCCAGAACCAGAATCCCAATCAGAATCAAAATCAAAACCAGAATCAGAACAATAATAAGAAAAACAGCTTATACAATGTACGAGAGTTTGATGGGTTGATTGAAAATGAGGGGGTACTGGAAATTATGTCTGATGGATATGGATTTTTAAGATCTGCCGATTATAATTATCTGGCTAGTCCTGATGATATTTATGTATCTCCTTCCCAAATCAAACTATTTGGTTTAAAAACCGGTGATAGTATTCGTGGAGCAATTCGTCCTCCGAAAGATGGTGAAAAATATTTTGCCCTTTTACGGGTAGAAACCGTAAATGGAAAAACAACAGAAGAAATTCGTGATCGGATTCCGTTTGAGTATCTGACACCTCTGTTCCCTAATGAACGCCTCAAATTAAGTACTACTCCTACTGAATATTCAACCCGTATCCTTGATCTTTTTTCTCCAATTGGTAAAGGACAACGTGGAATGATTGTGGCACAGCCTAAAACTGGTAAAACTGTATTATTGAAGCAGATCGCCAATGCTATTGCGCAAAACCATCCGGAAGTATATCTGATTGTCTTGTTGATTGACGAACGTCCGGAAGAGGTTACCGATATGGCACGTAGTGTAAAAGGGGAAGTAATATCTTCTACTTTTGATGAACAGGCTGAACGCCACGTGAAAGTATCCAGTATCGTTTTGGAAAAAGCGAAACGTATGGTAGAGTGTGGACATGATGTAGTAATCCTGCTTGACTCTATTACTCGTCTGGCACGTGCATACAACACAGTAGTTCCTTCTTCTGGTAAAATCCTATCTGGTGGTGTGGATGCAAATGCTCTACATAAGCCTAAACGTTTCTTTGGTGCTGCCCGTAACGTTGAAAATGGTGGTTCACTGACTATTATTGCAACTGCCTTGATCGAAACAGGCTCTCGTATGGATGAGGTAATCTTCGAAGAATTCAAGGGTACGGGTAACATGGAGTTGCAACTGGACCGTAAATTGTCTAACAAACGTGTATTCCCTGCTATTGATGTTCCAGCTTCAGGTACTCGTCGTGAAGATCTATTAATGACAGAAGAAGAGTTGGGCAAAATTTGGATACTGCGGAAGCATATGTCAGATATGAACTCTAGTGAAGCAATGGAATTCCTGCTGGATCGAATGAAAGGTACCCGTAACAACGAAGAGTTCCTAATTTCAATGAATCGATAA
- a CDS encoding mechanosensitive ion channel family protein, which produces MNLQQFLNQRLFDNRVENILWCAGILISWLLLKSIFSLLLSRVIYRIIKKRTENLSVTEFIDLLRAPFEAFLTLVVLYTAFSFLRFPWWWNLAPITKFGLRFLILKGYQVGIIIVVTWMVMRFVDFFTLVTLHRAERTKSPIKSQLAPFAKEVIKVFLFILGIFVILGAVFSLDVSSIIAGLGIGGLAVALAGKESLENLFASFTIFLDKPFVVGDTVQVGDIQGTVEKVGFRSTRIRTLDKSFLTLPNKMLTDQPLDNLTQRRFRRARYFIGLPYNTPPEKVKAICEEILLAILEHPLTRTEQGQVRFIDFGESSLNILILYFVEAVVWEDFNAVKEEINYRIVEIVNKHGVSFAHPTRTIFLEVDDKSKDSVFRIMEK; this is translated from the coding sequence ATGAATCTACAACAATTTCTGAATCAACGCTTGTTTGATAATCGCGTTGAGAATATTCTCTGGTGTGCTGGTATTCTGATTTCATGGCTTTTGCTAAAGAGTATCTTTTCTTTATTATTGAGCCGTGTAATTTATCGTATTATAAAGAAACGTACAGAAAACCTGAGTGTTACAGAGTTTATTGATCTTTTGCGTGCTCCTTTTGAAGCGTTTCTGACACTGGTAGTATTGTATACTGCATTCTCTTTTTTACGTTTTCCATGGTGGTGGAATCTAGCTCCAATTACAAAGTTTGGATTGCGGTTTCTTATTTTAAAAGGATATCAGGTTGGAATTATCATTGTTGTGACCTGGATGGTCATGCGATTTGTGGATTTTTTTACATTGGTAACTTTACATCGTGCAGAACGTACTAAATCACCTATTAAATCACAACTTGCACCTTTTGCTAAGGAGGTTATAAAAGTATTTCTGTTTATTCTGGGGATATTTGTTATTTTGGGTGCCGTATTTAGCCTTGATGTTTCCAGCATTATTGCAGGTTTGGGAATTGGTGGTTTGGCGGTAGCACTAGCAGGAAAAGAAAGTCTGGAAAATTTATTTGCTTCCTTTACTATATTTTTGGACAAACCTTTTGTTGTAGGAGATACAGTGCAGGTAGGTGATATTCAAGGAACTGTTGAAAAAGTAGGTTTTCGTAGCACACGAATTCGAACGCTGGACAAAAGTTTTTTGACTTTGCCTAATAAAATGCTGACTGATCAACCTTTAGACAATTTGACTCAGCGGCGATTTCGTAGGGCACGGTATTTTATAGGATTACCTTATAATACTCCCCCTGAAAAAGTAAAGGCAATTTGCGAGGAGATTCTTCTGGCTATTCTGGAACATCCACTGACACGTACCGAACAAGGACAAGTACGATTTATAGATTTTGGAGAAAGTTCCTTGAATATTCTGATTCTGTATTTTGTAGAGGCTGTGGTTTGGGAGGATTTTAATGCGGTTAAAGAAGAAATTAATTACCGCATTGTAGAAATCGTAAACAAGCATGGGGTTTCTTTTGCTCATCCTACTCGTACCATATTTCTTGAAGTAGATGATAAAAGTAAAGATAGTGTATTTAGAATTATGGAGAAATAA
- a CDS encoding S9 family peptidase has translation MRKPLFLPLVLLILLLFATEKLLAQKAQLTIEDIFARPTFNPKGVQGVNWMKNGGFYTSLVQGEDGKATVVKYDVTTGTPVETLFQANVLGSQANSVDGYELSPNEDKLLIATERESIYRRSSKAVYYIYDLKTKQVTKLSSGGKQSNAAFSPDGSKVAFTRDNNLFIADLKAGTESAVTTDGKFNHIINGSTDWVYEEEFGFTQAFEWNADGTKVAYYTFNETEVPEYNMQVWGKLYPVDYRYKYPKAGEKNSVITISVFDLAKKSAAKIDIGTETDIYIPRINWTHNPNVLSVRRMNRLQNKLDILHADASTGKTTTILTETSNAYVDLEFTDHLTYLADGKHFIHASEQSGFKHLYLYDINGKLIRQITNGNWEVSNFLGLDEKKKLVYFTSTEVSPMERHLYSISLDGKTKKKLSVAKGTHRPNFSVDFSYYLDSFSDANTPASVGLYTAPTGKLVKMLETNEVLKSKLQQQDLTKKEFFQFTTPDNVTLNGWMMKPVSFDPNKKYPVFMFVYGGPGSQQVTDEWSLQSMWFQLLTQKGYIVACVDNRGTGARGTAFRQVTYANLGKYEVQDQIEGAKYLGKQSYVDAGRIGIHGWSYGGYMAALCMTVGADYFKMGISGAPVTTWRFYDSIYTERYLKRPQDNAAGYDDNSPVTHAGKLKGKFLLVHGTGDDNVHFQNSIALQQELINNGKQFETFVYPNQAHGVRGKSRIHLYNLMTNFILENL, from the coding sequence ATGAGAAAACCGTTATTCCTACCCCTTGTTTTACTTATTTTACTTCTGTTTGCTACAGAAAAGTTGCTGGCTCAAAAGGCTCAGCTTACTATTGAAGACATTTTTGCTCGTCCGACCTTTAATCCGAAAGGTGTACAGGGAGTAAACTGGATGAAAAATGGAGGCTTTTATACTTCTCTTGTTCAGGGAGAAGATGGCAAAGCTACTGTTGTAAAATATGATGTAACAACAGGAACTCCTGTGGAAACTTTATTCCAGGCTAATGTATTGGGAAGTCAGGCTAACTCAGTAGATGGGTATGAGTTAAGCCCCAATGAAGACAAGTTACTGATTGCGACAGAAAGAGAATCTATTTATCGTCGCTCCAGCAAAGCTGTTTATTATATATATGATCTGAAAACCAAACAGGTGACAAAACTATCATCTGGTGGCAAACAGTCAAATGCGGCTTTTTCTCCGGATGGCAGCAAGGTGGCATTTACACGGGATAACAACTTGTTCATTGCAGATCTGAAAGCTGGTACAGAAAGCGCTGTGACAACAGATGGAAAGTTTAATCATATCATTAATGGAAGTACAGATTGGGTATATGAAGAAGAATTTGGATTTACTCAGGCGTTTGAGTGGAATGCAGATGGCACAAAGGTCGCTTACTATACATTCAATGAAACTGAAGTGCCTGAATATAACATGCAGGTGTGGGGGAAATTATATCCTGTAGACTATCGATACAAATACCCTAAAGCAGGAGAAAAAAACTCAGTTATTACAATCTCTGTTTTTGATCTGGCAAAAAAATCTGCTGCCAAAATAGATATAGGGACAGAAACTGATATCTATATTCCACGCATCAACTGGACACATAATCCCAATGTTCTTTCAGTGAGACGTATGAATCGTCTGCAGAACAAACTGGATATTCTGCATGCAGACGCTTCTACCGGAAAAACCACCACTATATTAACAGAAACCAGCAATGCTTATGTAGATCTGGAGTTTACAGATCACCTGACTTATCTGGCTGATGGGAAACACTTTATCCACGCCAGTGAACAAAGCGGATTTAAGCATCTGTACCTATATGATATAAATGGAAAACTAATTCGCCAGATCACCAACGGAAACTGGGAAGTATCTAATTTTCTGGGCCTGGATGAGAAGAAAAAGTTAGTATACTTTACTTCTACTGAAGTATCTCCTATGGAACGCCATCTGTATTCTATTTCATTAGATGGAAAAACTAAAAAGAAATTAAGTGTAGCTAAAGGAACACACCGTCCTAACTTTAGTGTAGACTTCTCTTATTATCTGGATTCTTTTTCAGATGCTAACACACCTGCTTCTGTCGGTTTGTATACAGCTCCTACAGGAAAGTTGGTAAAGATGCTGGAAACAAATGAAGTGTTGAAATCCAAATTGCAACAACAGGATTTAACAAAGAAAGAATTTTTTCAGTTTACTACGCCTGATAATGTAACCCTGAATGGTTGGATGATGAAACCTGTCTCATTTGATCCCAATAAGAAGTATCCTGTTTTTATGTTTGTATATGGTGGGCCTGGAAGCCAGCAGGTAACAGATGAGTGGTCATTACAATCTATGTGGTTTCAGTTACTTACGCAAAAAGGATATATTGTAGCGTGTGTAGATAACCGGGGAACTGGTGCCAGAGGAACTGCATTTCGGCAGGTGACATATGCCAATCTGGGAAAATATGAAGTTCAGGATCAGATTGAAGGTGCTAAATATCTGGGAAAACAATCTTATGTAGATGCTGGACGTATTGGTATTCATGGTTGGAGCTATGGGGGATATATGGCAGCTTTATGTATGACAGTAGGAGCAGATTATTTCAAGATGGGGATTAGTGGAGCACCAGTAACTACATGGCGGTTTTATGACAGTATCTATACTGAAAGATATCTGAAACGTCCTCAGGATAATGCTGCTGGTTATGATGATAATTCACCCGTAACACATGCTGGCAAACTAAAAGGAAAGTTTTTGCTGGTACATGGTACAGGTGATGATAATGTGCATTTTCAAAATTCTATCGCTTTGCAACAAGAGTTGATTAATAATGGCAAACAATTTGAAACGTTTGTCTATCCTAATCAGGCACATGGAGTGAGAGGAAAATCTCGTATTCATTTGTATAATTTAATGACAAACTTTATTCTGGAGAATTTGTGA
- a CDS encoding DMT family protein, with amino-acid sequence MKGIYSILLLVCSNIFMTLAWYGHLYFKNFTKLQKLGIFSVILISWGLAFFEYIFQVPANKIGYKENGGPFSMFELKTIQEAVSLIVFTLMIVFVFRTEKPAWNHLVGFALIILAVFFIFKKW; translated from the coding sequence ATGAAAGGCATCTACTCCATTCTCTTGTTGGTTTGTTCCAACATTTTTATGACCTTGGCCTGGTATGGGCATCTGTATTTCAAAAATTTCACAAAACTGCAAAAGTTAGGGATCTTTAGTGTGATTCTGATCAGTTGGGGACTGGCCTTCTTTGAGTATATATTTCAGGTGCCTGCCAACAAAATCGGCTATAAGGAGAATGGGGGTCCCTTCTCAATGTTTGAATTAAAGACTATTCAGGAAGCTGTTTCACTGATTGTTTTTACACTTATGATTGTTTTTGTCTTTCGGACAGAAAAACCGGCATGGAATCACCTGGTAGGCTTTGCACTTATCATCCTTGCTGTTTTCTTCATATTCAAGAAATGGTAA